ACAGACAAGTCCTTACTGGAAACCAGGCGGGCGTGTGTCGCTATGGCAGGAGGCTGGAGTGCTGCTATGGCTggaagaaaaacagcaaaggGCAGTGTGAGGGTAAGCTTGATTCAAAGGCCGCTTTATGATAGCTATAAAAATTAATTGCAGTGGAAGCCTGCTGTATAATACACAATGCCCTAGCAACTGTTATTCCTTTCATGAAAGGCATATTCCTAACCCCAAAAATCTGGAAGAAGTTATTCCAGATCGAAAAGCCTGCATAACAGAGATGTGTGGTTACTCTATGCTCCATCATTATCACGCTCCTGACATTCTGGCGGTGTTTTCTCCATGTTAAATGTTTTACCAGCTCAATGTGAGCACGGCTGCAGGCACGGAGAATGTGTTGGCCCCAACAAATGCAAGTGTTTCCCAGGATACACCGGAAAAACGTGTAATCAAGGTAGGGATTACGGATTCGATGAAGTGGGTCTGAAAAATGTGGGTCAACGTGGGTCTAGGATCATTTCATTTCCAGCTGATATCTCACTTTGCCAAACACTTCATGgtaaaaaacaaattccatGAAATTATTAACAGGCTGCTAGAAAAGGTGCGACCCATGTCTTGTTCCAGATCTGAATGAGTGCGGCCTTAAACCTCGCCCCTGTGAGCATCGCTGCATGAACAGCTATGGAAGTTATAAGTGCTACTGTCTCAACGGTTACACGCTAATGCCTGATGGAGCTTGCGCCAGTGAGTAATGCTGTGCTACTATCCACACAGACCTAAGCAGACACATTTATGAAGAATTGCAtactcaaatgtgttttttgtgtgtagaTTCCAGGACATGTTCTCTCGCTCACTGTCAGTACGGCTGTGAGGACGTTCATGGGGAGATTCGTTGCATCTGCCCGTCCGTGGGGCTGCAGCTTGGCCAGGATGAGAGGACTTGTGTAGGTGAGCAGCATTAAGTGTCAAACAGAGAACTCAGTTCATAGATGAGACATGATTGGAGGtcgatatatatatttatacacacagtACATGTATAGAACACATGACAGGTGACTTACAAACGGTAACTTTAATATTATCTTGTCATATTATTGTGCACATTTGCCCTTGTGTTAAGCAGCTAATTACACCACTCACCAGGTAGAGCTATGCTTCTTGCCTCGCCCAGCTCTCCATCAAACACAGATCAGCAGTGATGGCTAATGGAAGACAGGGAGGGGTCATGAGCACCTGGACGGCGAAGCTCCCGATATTTTTTTCTCTATGTAGATAATCTAAacgaaacaaaatcaaaacatcTTTAACTTTCCTTTCAGATATTGATGAATGTGCAGCTGAGAAGAGCCTCTGCCCGTACAACAGACAGTGCGTGAACACCTTTGGAAGCTTCTACTGCAAATGTCAGGAGGGCTACGATCTGAAATATGTTAACGGGAAATATGACTGTGTAGGTAAGGTATTCAAGGTGAGGGAATCTTTACATTCAATTCAAATCCAAAGGTGCAAATAGGCTTCTTCCACTTCCAGACCACGATGAGTGTGCAGCTGGAACGCACACGTGCAGCCACCATGCTGACTGCCTGAATACTCGAGGAGCCTACAAGTGCAGGTGCAAGTCCGGCTTCAGAGGCAATGGCTTTGAATGTTCTGGTGAGGTCCAAGAATTGCTACCCCGAGTTATGAATTAATTTCCCAGGTGAGAAGAGTCACTCGACTACGTCTAGCTTCCTGCTTCCGGCCGCGAGTTATCTTTGCAGAAAGCCACAACCTGGAAACACAGCTGTATAAATATAATGTTGATAGGTAGCCAACCCTTCTCTAGAATGAGCAGGACGAGTTGTGTTGTCCTCTTTGGACCCAGATAGCAGGTGACGCCTTGTCTCGCCAAATGGCATGAAGAAAATTTGCCAGAGGTTTCAGCCTCAATGAAGATGCctttaatctcttttttatAGTAAAGCCTTTTTATCTGAGGTCATGGAATGGCGACAAGGGCAGTGCAGATGATTTCATCAATGGTGAGATGGTGTGGAATCTGAGACTGTGCTTTCACCGCTACCTCCCTGCCATGCAACAGCCCCTCCTCAAACGCCTTCCCTCACGCATGGCTGAAAATGCTGCATGTCGTCAGCACACGCAGCTTGATTTGAGAACCTGAATCCTGTGCATGGCCTTCCTTTACATATATACGTTATAATTACATTCAATCATTGTTGCTGCCATGCCTCAGTTGCATGGAGTAGAactcagacagcagcagctaaaccaggcatgggcaaactaaggcccgggggccatatgcggcacgttgggctatttaatccggcccgccgaacttgtccaaattatatcattaaattaagtgttattataattaaaccgcaatctttgaccttttccctctaatgctacctgtaaaaggccaaatcctttcatgtaatggcttttgcaggtcatttatattagcttacacaaatactccatccatctgttcctggcccggcccctctggctaactttagaacccattgtggcgcgcgagtcaaaaagtttgcccacccctgagctaaACAACATCAAATGCAGCCTGGTAAAATAAGCCATGTCCCAGCCATGATTGTTTTTCCACCTGTCTGATGAGGTTCCTCTTCCTGCCTGCAGCCATTCCAGACTCTCAGTTCGGGTCTGTGATTCTGGGAGGTAAGctggacgaggacgaggacatcAAAAACGCTATCCCCGATCCAGTCGCGACCCCACCCCCGGGGGTCCTCCAGCAGCCTTTTGACTATGACAGAGACGTATACATTGGCAGCACGACtgaagacagacagggagaggaatttcctgatgaagaggaagagggagaagaggaggaggaggacaaccAGCTCAATCCAAGAGGAGATGTTTTCAGTAAGCGTTCTTTCGTTTAGCTGCCTTGATGTATAAACCACAGACAGAAAATCAGCTGGACAAACACAATATGTTGTGATTAGATCAGCAGATCAGTCTAAGACCTTCGTCTGAGAGGACTTGTTGCATCATGTCCTTGGAAAGATCAGGTTCTTCTATAAGACCTGCATAATTCTCCTTATATGTCAATCAATCTTGTTACTGGACAATAGATGTAGCCTTCACTAAATAAAGAAAGGAATATCAGTTACTCTATTGATTAGAAGACATTGTGGCTGCAGTGAAGTGTGGATAGTGTGGCCATATACCGGTATGCACCTCAGCGAGAAGCCCCACGAATGAGGTTACATGTCATCACTGATCTTGATATTTATAGGGGGGGGTAAGGTAGCAAGAGGAGACAGGCCCCGAGACATCCATCACCTCCGGGGAGGAATCTTCGTTTGATGGCATGTGAGAGCAAAGTGATGCAACGCATCCTGGGCTGGCGTCCAATCTCCTGAGGCAACGGAGTCTCCAAGCCCTTTATTATATTTACCCCATAACAGATGTTGTGCCAACAGGCTTGATTCCCGTGGGATAGTCTGTCATCAGCAGGCTGGACCTCTATGGCACTAACCCACTATGGCCAAGCAGGTTCATTAGCCACAGCCGTCACTTGGGTGCTGCAAGACCTTTAAACTAGTGGGAGGTTGTTTCTTGAAGACGTGAGTGACAGCAGGGCAAGTCTACACATGTCGGTTGAAAGCCTATTTCTGGCTTCTGCTTCATTGTGGAAAATCTCTTTACtatgtaattttaaaatgtttaataagagcacacacatttagaccCATTCATTGACAAAATGCTCCTAAAAACGaggaactaaataaaaacaaaataattaatatgTCTGCTTTCGCTCATTTGGTGTCTATAACATTTAGCAGTTTCATTTTCTCAGTTGCCCAATTACTCAGGATATTTTACTTTCACTAATGACTTTAGTTCTTGTTGAATCTTGACATTCAACTCTCTTGACAGGTTTACTGCAAGAGTTTTAAACAGTTTATGATAGATCATGTACCTAATGACTGGCTTTCTATTATTTAGCTGAAAATCAATGAACAGATgctgatttcctttttttctacTTCCAAACAGCACCAGAGGACTTTGAATCGGTGTTTGGCCCAGTCACAGAAGTCAAAGAAATCCAAATAACGCCAGTTCAGGAAGGTAATAAAACATCTACCAGTACTTACTGCATGTGACTTGATCATATATTGAATGTCTGAGTGGCTCATTTGTTGATGTGATCCTCTTGTTTTACCTTTTAGACTTTTTAATGGATTGTAACTTTGACCAGGGAGAATGTGAGTGGCTCCAAGACAGGGCTGACAACATGGACTGGAGCGTAGCTTACCATGACGATGGTAAGATAATTATTAATAGATTTCTTCAAAGTTAGATTTGTTTCATGCATCCACGACCATAACCTCGTTCAGGTACTGAGTATTACATGGCCATGAGTGGGCTCATTGGGGACCAGGAGGACGTAGCCAAGCTGAAGCTGCTCCTCGGCGACCGGGTCCAGCAGGGCAGCTTCTGCCTCACCTTCGACTACCTGGTGACGGATCGTTATGTGGGAACCCTCAGGGTGCTGCTGGATAACAGTGTTTACCCAGTGTGGGAGCAAAGCCAAAGCAGAGACCAGCGCTGGCAGACAGAGTTCCTCACTGTGGCTTGGGAAGAGGAGGCCCCAGAATCTGTGAGTCACTCATCGAGAACAATGCTAATGATACtggatatttttttcccctcacattAAGATGCAATGATATCATTGGATGTATTTTAGATTGTCTTTGAAGCTCGGCGTGGGAGAGGAGTTGGAGGAGAAATTGGTCTGGACAATGTCGTGCTGACCTCAGGCCCTTGTCAAGAGGATGCCGACCTCATCTTTTGAGAATTCCCAACCAGGATTTACAACTTGCAAATCTGCTTtgctcctgtttcctgttcacaCTATGATCTCTTCCCTGTGAAGTTTCTTAACATGAAACAAAATTGCTTATCTACAGGATAGTCATGTAAATATTCAGCTACATGAAGGGAAGATTATAATCAATTAGGTCACGTATGTTTATTCAGCATGTTGCCCATTTATACATCCTCCTGAATTCGCTCTTATGATTCAAATTCGTCCCTTAAGAAAACAAAGACCTCAGGAATATGTGGAAATGCTAGAATTGTTTCTTTGTTAGTTTTGACAGTATTgctctcatttctttttttatgtatgtGATAGTGGATTCGTGAAGTTAACTGAAAATAATCTATGACATGTAATGTGAATTCTTATGCGCCTATCTGAAATGCAGTCTTAGATAAATCAGATATTTGAAGGCTGATTactttaaatggaaaaaatatgaTTATCGGTGATGTAAACTTTGCTTTCTCATATTGTATCAATGCCTAAAatctgtttgtttggttttttttacttccgagaatcattctttttttctgttcataCCACATGGCTCCATGCCCAGGTATTGCTTAGGAAAGTCCATTTGCTGAATGGAGACATTCAACCACAAATTAATCAAAATGCATGGATGCAAGGTGATATGTGACTGATTGTTCATTTATGGTTGTAAATAATACCTAATAGTATTCACAATAAGACTTAATGACACACCAGGAATCAAtcattaaaactttttttttttcacattgtgGTAAGACTTTACTTTGTGGTGTAAAATTCTGTTCTTACCTTCAGTGGAAATCTCATTCCAAAAAAACATTAGTACGGTAACTGCAATTTGCACAGTGTGGTTTATTTCAATTAATGCAGAGTtacattaaaaattaaaaaggaattcagttaagagaaaaacaaactgtaaaaaataatgagCGAAGAGGTGTtgattagaaaaacaaaaacaaaaacaggagcaaAACCCTAAAATCCCAGTAGAACCTGGTTTTATATTTGTGTACCTCGATAAATTTAATCAAATTCTGACcctgttaaaaaataataattaccaTCTACGTCTGAATGCAACATGGAACATTAAATGATGCAGAATGTCTCTCCCTGGTGGCAGAATAAGACTAATACAAAGATGTACCGATAACTTAACGTTTTATAATTAACGTCGGAAAATTAGATGtctgattaaaatatataataaacgAATTTTCTAATTGTGACAGCCGAACCTCGGCGCTCTTCGGTCGTGACTTTTCGCTGGCAGATCACGTGATCCGAGTCTGCCAATGTCGTTAGCTTGTTAGCAACTTGCTGCATTAACGCCGAGCGTTCGGGGTCAACCAGGAAGCGGTGCGACCTGACGTCATCTTGAACCACGCCAAAGCGGAACGAAGTCAAACATATGCGTCGATATCAGTCCggttatttcttatttttttccgcACTTGTCGTCCATTCTGCAACGACCTAGCCTGGTTCATACGGTAGGTGACTAACACTGTTAGCCACGGCTAGCTCATTTAATGTACTGTTTTTTAGcttcttgttttcttcttccacGTTAGCATAATTTGGCTAACACTGGTTAACTGTTTGCCAGCAGCTGTACCGTTAACACTAAGGTTAAAGTAAAGCCATATGCTACCCCTCCCCCCATTGTTTCGTAAAAGAATATACTCTATTGTTTTTAGACTTCTCTGGCTATCCGTTAATCAGGAAACATGTTTCATGTCGCCCTGTTACAGCCGGTTGAACATTACCTAAATGGCTGCTAACATCAACATCCACCAAACGAGCACGTGACCAGGGACTTCAGCACATGATTCAGACAAATCGGAGGAGTCCAAAATCAACGAGGGgtgagttaaaaataaaaaaatagcattttgtTAGGAGCCAGtagatttttaaatgattaCCTAAAGAAGATTTCAAAGTGCTCTTGTACGgaatatgaaaataaagtctGCCCGTCACATCTCTCCATTAGGTAATACATCTAAGTGGTCAGTCGAGACTGAAAAGCCATGACGACAAAGACATCGCTGCTGAAAGTCATTCTGCTGGGGGATGGCGGTGTTGGAAAAAGCTCCCTCATGAACCGTTACGTTACCAACAAGTTCGATGCACACCTTTTCCACACTATCGGTGTCGAGTTCCTCAACAAGGAACTGGAGGTCGACGGCCACCAAGTTACTCTCCAGATCTGGGACACGGCTGGCCAGGAACGCTTCCGCAGCCTGAGGACTCCTTTCTACCGCGGCTCCGACTGCTGCTTGCTCACCTTCAGCGTTGATGATGCGCAGAGTTTTTTCAACTTGGGCAACTGGAGGAAGGAGTTCATCTACTACGCAGACGTCAAGGAGCCAGAGAAGTTCCCATTTGTAGTCTTGGGCAACAAACTGGATGTGACGGAGAGGCAGGTGTCCGCTGAAGAGGCTCAGCAGTGGTGCCAGGAGAATGGTGACTACCCCTATTATGAGACCAGTGCCAAGGATGCCACAAATGTAGCCGTGGCCTTTGAGGAGGCGGTTCGCAGGGTGTTGGCGTCGGAAGACAGAACGGACCACCTCATCCCCACAGACACAATCAAGCTCCATAAAAAGCCTCGGCCGGCTACCATGTGCTGTTCTTAACATCCAGGAGTTATCGCTAACATTAACTcgctgtaacacctgttatgcGAGGAGACTTTAGGTGCACATTGTAGTGACGTTTTGTTTTGACCAGATGAAGCTACTTCTTTGATTCACTGTTGAAAGTTTAATAATGTTAATCATTTTGGATTAGAATTACTAGTTAACCAGTTTAATCGCAGGATATTTCAGTTTGCCAGCTAGTTGAAGAATCGGTCTTTGGAGGGGTTACGGAAAAATAAACGGTTTGTGTTGGCATGACTGCCTTTGGGGAGCTTACGATGTCAACAGAATGTGTTTGATATTTTTCACTTCTCTCACATGAATATAAATTCTGTTGTATGAATCTTAAAATATAGATAGCCCAGTAACCTTATTCCCGAGAATTATAAAGTAGCTAACGCACTAACTAGCAAATTGAGGCTTGTcattattgcacatttagttctCGGTTGAGCACATGCTGCAAATATCACAGAATGAGTGCTGAAATCACTGAGGAGAAAGACCCGCATTAAAGCAAAGTTATGATGCGTGTCATTGTTTTACATTCAGgaattttgcatttatttaaactgTTTAACCACAAAAACCA
This region of Brachionichthys hirsutus isolate HB-005 chromosome 12, CSIRO-AGI_Bhir_v1, whole genome shotgun sequence genomic DNA includes:
- the rab9a gene encoding ras-related protein Rab-9A — translated: MTTKTSLLKVILLGDGGVGKSSLMNRYVTNKFDAHLFHTIGVEFLNKELEVDGHQVTLQIWDTAGQERFRSLRTPFYRGSDCCLLTFSVDDAQSFFNLGNWRKEFIYYADVKEPEKFPFVVLGNKLDVTERQVSAEEAQQWCQENGDYPYYETSAKDATNVAVAFEEAVRRVLASEDRTDHLIPTDTIKLHKKPRPATMCCS